A DNA window from Paralichthys olivaceus isolate ysfri-2021 chromosome 11, ASM2471397v2, whole genome shotgun sequence contains the following coding sequences:
- the usp2a gene encoding ubiquitin carboxyl-terminal hydrolase 2a isoform X5, which produces MSARVTITISQAGSSHTIKNSKSAQGLVGLKNLGNTCFMNSILQCLSNTHSLRDYCLHNSHRRDLNNNSRTNTALMEEFAKLIQTMWTSSSSEAVSPSEFKTQIQRYAPRFVGYNQQDAQEFLRFLLDGLHNEVNRVTVRPRGTAEDFDHLQDEEKGKKMWSKYLEREDSKIVDLFVGQLKSSLTCSHCGFCSTVFDPFWDLSLPIAKKGYGEVSLMDCMRLFTKEDVLDGDEKPTCYRCKARRRCTKKFTIQKFPKILVLHLKRFSEARRTSKLSTFVNFPMKDLDLREFASENSINAVYNLYAVSNHSGTTMGGHYTAYCRNPNSGEWYTFNDSRVTPMSSSQVRSSDAYVLFYELASSSRM; this is translated from the exons AATTCAAAGAGTGCCCAGGGCCTGGTGGGACTAAAGAACCTTGGAAACACA tGTTTCATGAATAGTATCCTGCAGTGtctcagcaacacacacagcctgcGAGACTACTGCCTGCACAACTCGCACCGCAGAGACCTTAACAACAACAGCCGCACCAACACAGCCCTCATGGAAG AATTTGCCAAGCTGATACAGACCATGTGGACGTCGTCCAGCAGTGAGGCCGTCAGCCCGTCTGAATTCAAAACTCAGATCCAGAGATATGCTCCCAGATTTGTGGGATACAA CCAACAGGACGCTCAGGAGTTCCTGCGTTTCCTCCTGGACGGCCTGCACAACGAGGTCAACAGGGTCACCGTCAGGCCGAGAGGCACTGCAGAGGACTTTGACCACTTGCA GGAtgaagagaaagggaagaagaTGTGGAGTAAATACCTTGAGAGAGAAGACAGTAAGATAGTCG ACCTGTTTGTAGGACAACTGAAGAGCTCTCTGACCTGTAGCCACTGTGGTTTCTGCTCCACTGTCTTCGACCCCTTCTGGGATCTCTCTCTACCTATTGCCAAG AAGGGCTACGGTGAGGTGAGTCTGATGGACTGCATGCGGCTCTTCACCAAAGAGGACGTCCTCGATGGGGACGAGAAGCCG ACATGTTACAGGTGTAAAGCTCGGAGAAGGTGCACTAAGAAGTTCACAATACAGAAGTTTCCCAAGATCTTAGTGCTGC ACCTGAAACGCTTCTCTGAGGCACGAAGAACCAGCAAACTGTCCACCTTTGTTAATTTCCCCATGAAGGATCTTGACCTGCGGGAGTTTGCCTCTGAAAACAGCA TAAATGCAGTGTACAACCTGTATGCAGTGTCCAACCACTCAGGCACCACTATGGGCGGTCACTACACAGCTTACTGTCGCAATCCCAACTCGGGAGAATGGTACACGTTTAATGACTCCAG agTAACGCCAATGTCCTCCAGCCAAGTGCGCAGCAGTGACGCCTACGTCTTGTTCTACGAGCTGGCCTCCTCCTCGCGGATGTGA